In Halopelagius longus, a genomic segment contains:
- a CDS encoding AIM24 family protein, with amino-acid sequence MNLDEFVNSHAPTETGQTFELENSKLLDVDLDGSVMAKAGSMAGYTGDISFERKSSGGLTGMLKKKATGEGAVMMQATGTGHLYLADQGKEVQILELDADDEISVNGNDVLAFEESIDWDIKMLSSIAGASSGGLFNVFLRGPGHVAITTHGKPLVVPTPVSTDPNATVAWSSDVSPSSKRDVSIKSVLGRSSGETYQLHFAEEGGFVVIQPYEERGPGQ; translated from the coding sequence ATGAATCTAGACGAATTCGTCAACTCGCACGCACCGACAGAGACCGGACAGACCTTCGAGTTGGAGAACTCGAAGCTGTTAGACGTCGATTTAGACGGCAGCGTCATGGCGAAGGCCGGGTCGATGGCCGGCTACACCGGCGACATCTCCTTCGAGCGGAAGTCCTCCGGCGGCCTGACGGGGATGCTGAAGAAGAAAGCCACCGGCGAGGGCGCGGTGATGATGCAGGCGACCGGTACGGGTCACCTCTACCTCGCCGACCAGGGGAAGGAGGTCCAGATTCTGGAACTCGACGCCGACGACGAGATAAGCGTCAACGGCAACGACGTGCTCGCCTTCGAGGAGAGCATCGACTGGGACATCAAGATGCTGAGCAGCATCGCCGGCGCCTCCTCCGGCGGACTGTTCAACGTCTTCCTCCGCGGGCCGGGACACGTCGCCATCACCACCCACGGCAAACCGCTGGTCGTCCCGACACCCGTCAGCACCGACCCCAACGCCACCGTAGCGTGGAGTAGCGACGTCTCGCCCTCCTCGAAGCGCGACGTGAGCATCAAGAGCGTCCTCGGTCGGTCCTCCGGCGAGACGTACCAACTCCACTTCGCGGAGGAGGGCGGGTTCGTCGTCATTCAACCGTACGAGGAACGAGGACCGGGGCAGTAA
- a CDS encoding Cdc6/Cdc18 family protein, with protein sequence MSDEEGEEVGDPLFADQDPIFARKELLHVGHVPEENRIVGRDEEIQSVADEIGAIVRGDPPNNVMIYGKTGTGKSLVSRHVASRAQNAAEANGIACGVVYVDCSEADTETRATRQLATELKRATEYEREIPTRGVGTMEYYRHVWRILDDHYDALVVILDEIDKLTNSNILMQLSRAREANKTESYIGVVGISNKIQYRESLDERIDSSFGHRELFFHPYDADQLREIMRNREDAFQRGVLASGTIQLCAALAAKKHGDARKAIDILKEAGELARRNDDSTVTKEHIRQAQDIAEINRVEELTSGGTIHAKLALYALSSLVIVGDEGTYSTRQIYERYEQMCDVAGFEPVTENGLYKQLKEQAFLGVIESNKTGGGRSQGSYLLHRLVTDPRHIVKAVRRDASLDDLPTVEDLASMEGNRNGSQSTLGTNR encoded by the coding sequence ATGTCAGACGAGGAGGGAGAGGAGGTGGGGGACCCGTTGTTCGCCGACCAAGACCCCATCTTCGCGAGGAAGGAGCTCCTCCACGTCGGCCACGTCCCCGAAGAGAACCGCATCGTCGGCCGCGACGAGGAGATACAGAGCGTCGCCGACGAGATCGGTGCCATCGTCCGCGGGGACCCGCCGAACAACGTGATGATATACGGGAAGACCGGGACGGGAAAGAGCCTCGTCTCCCGCCACGTCGCCAGTCGCGCGCAGAACGCCGCCGAAGCGAACGGCATCGCCTGCGGCGTCGTCTACGTCGATTGCTCGGAGGCCGACACGGAGACGAGAGCGACCAGACAACTCGCCACGGAACTGAAGCGAGCGACGGAGTACGAACGAGAGATACCGACGCGCGGCGTCGGAACGATGGAGTACTACCGACACGTCTGGCGTATCCTCGACGACCACTACGACGCTCTCGTCGTCATCCTCGACGAGATAGACAAGCTCACCAACTCGAACATCCTGATGCAACTCTCCCGCGCGCGAGAGGCGAACAAGACGGAGAGCTACATCGGCGTCGTCGGCATCAGCAACAAGATACAGTACCGGGAGTCCCTCGACGAGCGAATCGACTCGAGCTTCGGCCACCGAGAGCTGTTCTTCCACCCTTACGATGCCGACCAACTCCGCGAAATCATGCGCAACCGCGAAGACGCCTTCCAACGGGGCGTCCTCGCCAGCGGTACCATCCAACTGTGTGCGGCGCTCGCGGCGAAGAAACACGGCGACGCCCGGAAGGCCATCGACATCCTGAAAGAGGCGGGCGAACTCGCCCGGCGGAACGACGACTCGACGGTCACGAAAGAGCACATCCGGCAGGCCCAAGACATCGCCGAGATAAACCGCGTCGAGGAGCTGACGAGCGGCGGCACCATCCACGCGAAACTCGCGCTGTACGCCCTCTCGAGTCTCGTCATCGTCGGCGACGAGGGGACGTACTCGACGCGGCAGATATACGAGCGCTACGAGCAGATGTGCGACGTCGCCGGCTTCGAACCCGTCACCGAGAACGGCCTGTACAAGCAGTTGAAAGAGCAGGCGTTCCTCGGCGTCATCGAGTCGAACAAGACCGGCGGCGGTCGGTCGCAGGGCAGTTACCTCCTCCACCGACTCGTCACCGACCCCCGCCACATCGTCAAGGCGGTTCGCCGCGACGCCAGCCTCGACGACCTGCCGACCGTCGAGGACCTCGCCTCGATGGAGGGGAACCGCAACGGCTCGCAATCGACGCTCGGAACGAATCGATAG
- a CDS encoding dicarboxylate/amino acid:cation symporter: MSSAVRSVWVRYRSVPLIYRITVAFVLGSAAGVAFGERMTVVRPLGDLFLRLLNMLVIPIIVFTLLTGIRQLSPARLGRIGGATVGLYAVTTTVAGLVGLAVANLLQPGRGVEFGGGEAQSQAPPSLTEVVLGIVPSNPVAAMAEGNLLATVFFVIVFGIALTYVRAQKDALAERVDSVFEAFEVGAEAMFVVVRGVLEYGVVGVFALMAAGIGTEGIGVFSSLGELVLAVAVAVVVHITVTYLLVLVGLVVDASPLAFLAGAKDAMVTAFATRSSSGTLPVTMTNAEEDLRIEERIYSFALPVGATANMDGAAIRQAITVVFAANVVGQPLVLSEQALVLAVAVLISIGTAGVPGAGIVMLTVVLNQVGLPLAVVGFVAGVDPILGRIATMNNVTGDLAVATVVGKWNDAIDFESGVWT, from the coding sequence ATGAGCTCCGCAGTGAGATCGGTGTGGGTGCGGTATCGGTCGGTACCGCTAATCTACCGTATCACGGTCGCGTTCGTTCTCGGCTCCGCGGCCGGCGTCGCGTTCGGCGAGCGGATGACGGTCGTTCGGCCGCTTGGGGACCTCTTCCTCCGATTGCTCAACATGCTGGTGATACCGATCATCGTCTTCACGTTGCTCACCGGAATCCGCCAACTGTCTCCGGCGCGACTCGGGCGGATCGGAGGCGCGACGGTCGGTCTCTACGCCGTGACGACCACCGTCGCCGGACTCGTCGGACTCGCCGTCGCGAACCTCCTCCAGCCGGGGCGGGGCGTGGAGTTCGGCGGCGGCGAAGCCCAGTCACAGGCGCCGCCGTCGCTCACGGAGGTCGTGTTAGGCATCGTCCCGAGCAATCCGGTGGCGGCCATGGCCGAAGGGAACCTACTCGCGACGGTCTTCTTCGTCATCGTCTTCGGAATCGCACTCACCTACGTGCGCGCTCAGAAGGACGCACTCGCCGAGCGCGTCGATTCGGTGTTCGAGGCGTTCGAGGTCGGCGCGGAGGCGATGTTCGTCGTCGTCCGCGGCGTGCTCGAATACGGCGTGGTCGGCGTGTTCGCGCTCATGGCGGCGGGAATCGGAACGGAGGGTATCGGCGTGTTCTCGTCGCTCGGGGAACTCGTGTTGGCCGTCGCCGTCGCAGTCGTCGTTCACATCACCGTCACGTACCTGCTCGTCCTGGTCGGGTTGGTCGTTGACGCGTCGCCCCTCGCATTTCTCGCGGGGGCGAAAGACGCGATGGTGACGGCCTTCGCCACGCGTTCGTCCAGCGGAACGCTCCCGGTGACGATGACCAACGCCGAGGAGGACCTCCGCATCGAGGAGCGGATCTACTCGTTCGCGCTCCCGGTCGGCGCGACGGCGAACATGGACGGAGCGGCGATTCGACAGGCGATCACCGTCGTCTTCGCCGCGAACGTCGTCGGACAACCGCTGGTACTCTCCGAACAGGCCCTCGTTTTGGCCGTCGCCGTCCTGATAAGCATCGGAACCGCCGGCGTCCCCGGCGCGGGTATCGTCATGCTCACGGTCGTCCTCAATCAGGTCGGCCTTCCGTTGGCCGTCGTCGGGTTCGTCGCCGGCGTCGATCCGATTCTCGGACGCATCGCGACGATGAACAACGTGACCGGCGACTTAGCGGTCGCCACCGTCGTCGGAAAGTGGAACGACGCCATCGACTTCGAGAGCGGCGTCTGGACCTGA
- a CDS encoding DUF2270 domain-containing protein — translation MSRDSAKDVDSTDADHRELGEGLLSDDMGPSSAAAHLYRGEIHRMRFWRERLDQTTYWAIVVISAILTWVFSSPSNPHYILLLGVAALTVFLFIEARRFRGYDIWRGRVRTLQKNVFAYGLDPSQGLEDPEWRMHLSQDYRTPAIKISVEEALAHRLRRVYLPLMTLTLGAWVIRVTAFRNQSWPRSAAIGDIPGVWVTVAVAAFYLVALCVGLRPRTWQSEDELHNRNVGKFRSEE, via the coding sequence ATGTCGCGCGATTCGGCGAAGGACGTCGATTCGACCGACGCGGACCACCGCGAACTCGGCGAAGGACTGCTGAGCGACGACATGGGGCCGAGTTCGGCGGCGGCGCACCTCTACCGCGGCGAGATTCACCGGATGCGGTTCTGGCGCGAACGACTCGACCAGACGACGTACTGGGCCATCGTCGTCATCAGCGCGATACTGACGTGGGTGTTCTCCAGTCCGAGCAACCCGCACTACATCCTGCTGTTGGGCGTGGCGGCGTTGACCGTCTTCCTGTTCATCGAGGCGCGGCGCTTCCGGGGGTACGACATCTGGCGCGGGCGCGTCCGAACGCTCCAGAAGAACGTCTTCGCCTACGGACTCGACCCCTCGCAGGGACTCGAAGACCCCGAGTGGCGCATGCACCTGAGTCAGGACTACCGCACGCCCGCCATCAAGATAAGCGTCGAGGAGGCGTTGGCGCACCGACTCCGACGGGTGTACCTCCCCCTGATGACGCTCACCCTCGGCGCGTGGGTCATCCGCGTCACCGCCTTCCGGAACCAGTCGTGGCCCCGAAGCGCCGCAATCGGGGATATCCCGGGCGTCTGGGTGACCGTCGCCGTCGCCGCGTTCTACCTCGTCGCCCTCTGCGTCGGCCTCAGACCGCGGACGTGGCAGTCGGAGGACGAACTCCACAATCGAAACGTCGGCAAGTTCCGAAGCGAGGAGTGA
- a CDS encoding MATE family efflux transporter, with the protein MPVRTPNPLHLLLVGIGAVLGRLGLVSPERARRTTDLAWPRIVTGLARMSVGVVDVAMVGIAVGPTAIAGMGFAGPYWGMSFAIGSGMAAGTIALVSQRYGASAHDELAQVVRSSAFLVTAIALPFTALFWAFPNELLSVLSDDLAAVEYGAAYLRLLALGVPFAILNQIGSRAFIGVDDAWTPMVVRSGGAVTNIALNAVFVFGLDMGVVGAAVGTVVASVLVTTAFALGLSFGRFPGVGKFPVRVAPFGRYVDRDMFGDLLSIGMPVVGRTSVWTVARFPILASVGMLGPHVVAAYVISRRIWGLMNTPGWGFGLAASSLVGQSLGANDEDDAETYGREITYFTVATYVLAAVVVAAFAEPIVHLFVDDPRSPAVPVAVGFVYAACVAVVPQGVTASIAGALDATGDTNWPFYGRAIGMFGFAVPLTYLGATTSLGLFGLYLSFLGETVPSTLINYYRFRSGKWKRISRDYRPQTAADDD; encoded by the coding sequence ATACCGGTGCGCACTCCGAACCCACTTCACCTCCTTCTCGTCGGTATCGGCGCGGTACTCGGTCGTCTCGGTCTCGTCTCACCAGAACGGGCGCGGCGGACCACGGACCTCGCGTGGCCCCGCATCGTCACCGGCCTCGCCCGCATGTCGGTGGGCGTCGTGGACGTGGCGATGGTCGGCATCGCCGTCGGCCCGACGGCCATCGCCGGGATGGGGTTCGCCGGCCCCTATTGGGGGATGTCGTTCGCCATCGGCAGCGGTATGGCGGCCGGGACCATCGCCCTCGTCTCGCAGCGATACGGCGCGTCGGCCCACGACGAACTCGCGCAGGTCGTCCGGTCGAGCGCATTCCTGGTGACCGCAATCGCCCTGCCGTTCACCGCACTCTTCTGGGCGTTCCCGAACGAACTCCTCTCCGTTCTGAGCGACGACCTCGCGGCCGTCGAGTACGGCGCCGCGTACCTCCGACTCCTCGCTCTCGGCGTCCCCTTCGCCATCCTGAACCAGATCGGAAGTCGGGCGTTCATCGGCGTCGACGACGCGTGGACGCCGATGGTCGTTCGCTCCGGCGGAGCGGTCACGAACATTGCCCTCAACGCGGTCTTCGTCTTCGGACTCGACATGGGCGTCGTCGGCGCCGCAGTCGGCACCGTCGTCGCGAGCGTCCTCGTCACGACGGCGTTCGCCCTCGGCCTCTCCTTCGGCCGATTCCCGGGAGTCGGTAAGTTCCCGGTTCGTGTCGCGCCGTTCGGTCGGTACGTCGACCGGGACATGTTCGGCGATCTGCTCTCCATCGGGATGCCGGTGGTGGGTCGAACGTCCGTGTGGACCGTCGCTCGCTTCCCGATACTCGCCTCCGTGGGTATGCTCGGACCGCACGTCGTCGCCGCCTACGTCATCAGCCGTCGAATCTGGGGACTGATGAACACGCCAGGGTGGGGGTTCGGCCTCGCGGCGAGCAGTCTCGTCGGGCAGTCCCTCGGTGCGAACGACGAGGACGACGCGGAGACGTACGGACGGGAGATAACCTACTTCACCGTGGCGACGTACGTTCTCGCGGCGGTCGTCGTCGCGGCGTTCGCCGAGCCGATAGTGCATCTCTTCGTCGACGACCCGCGTTCGCCCGCGGTCCCCGTGGCGGTCGGGTTCGTCTACGCGGCCTGCGTCGCCGTCGTCCCGCAGGGCGTCACGGCCAGTATCGCAGGTGCGCTCGACGCGACGGGCGACACGAACTGGCCGTTCTACGGCCGTGCAATCGGGATGTTCGGATTCGCAGTCCCCCTCACGTACCTCGGCGCGACGACGTCGTTGGGTCTGTTCGGTCTCTATCTGTCGTTTCTCGGCGAGACGGTTCCGTCCACGCTCATCAACTACTATCGATTCCGCTCCGGGAAGTGGAAGCGTATCAGCCGCGATTACCGGCCGCAGACCGCTGCCGACGACGACTGA
- a CDS encoding family 4 glycosyl hydrolase, with translation MEQVAREPSAASANSSSTTGKRLDADDVTVAYVGGGSRQWVPDLVQDLALSAFDGTVRLYDVDIESAARNAEFGNWVQDRDATTADWEYTATDDLAAALDGADVVLLSTQYNPTETFVHDLDIPKEHGIYGAVAATIGPGGIFRAMRTIPLYREFAAAVRENCPDAWVFNFTNPVHFVTRALYDEFPDINAFGMCHEVLHGRDRLAKLATEHLGMDADRSDVSVNVKGINHFTWIDEAYCRGVDLWPLIDELAHGEEGNRTFSPAELEDESPFTDPWQVSWELYREFDLLPFAGDRHIVEYATWFLQGGKEELNRWGVKRTGSDFRAKHWTPSESEQTTDVEAWLSGETEFELEASGEVLLDVLEALSGGGKFVTNVNVPNRGQVEGIERGAVVETNALVGANEIRPLSAGGFPRPVRSLLRTHVDTIETVVEAARTGDLDHAFRGFLLDPQVRTLQTEEARELFAELAAAEEEYLDDWNLDEAEVLAKADAY, from the coding sequence ATGGAGCAAGTTGCGAGAGAGCCGAGCGCAGCGTCCGCGAACTCGTCGTCCACGACCGGGAAGCGCCTCGACGCCGACGACGTCACCGTCGCCTACGTCGGCGGCGGAAGTCGCCAGTGGGTTCCGGACCTCGTACAGGACCTCGCTCTCTCGGCGTTCGACGGGACCGTCCGACTGTACGACGTCGATATCGAGAGCGCGGCGCGGAACGCCGAGTTCGGAAACTGGGTGCAGGACCGCGACGCGACGACCGCCGACTGGGAGTACACGGCCACCGACGACCTCGCCGCGGCACTCGACGGGGCGGACGTCGTGTTGCTATCGACCCAGTACAACCCCACCGAGACGTTCGTCCACGACCTCGACATCCCGAAGGAACACGGCATCTACGGCGCGGTCGCAGCGACTATCGGTCCCGGCGGCATCTTCCGCGCGATGCGGACGATACCGCTCTACCGGGAGTTCGCGGCCGCCGTCCGCGAGAACTGCCCCGACGCGTGGGTGTTCAACTTCACCAACCCCGTTCACTTCGTCACGCGAGCGCTGTACGACGAGTTCCCCGACATCAACGCGTTCGGCATGTGTCACGAGGTGCTCCACGGCCGCGACCGCCTCGCGAAACTCGCCACCGAGCATCTCGGGATGGACGCCGATCGAAGCGACGTTTCGGTCAACGTCAAAGGCATCAACCACTTCACGTGGATAGACGAGGCGTACTGCCGAGGCGTGGACCTCTGGCCTCTCATCGACGAGTTGGCGCACGGCGAGGAGGGGAATCGAACGTTCTCCCCCGCAGAGCTCGAAGACGAGAGCCCCTTCACCGACCCGTGGCAGGTCTCGTGGGAACTCTACCGCGAGTTCGACCTCCTCCCGTTCGCGGGCGACCGACACATCGTCGAGTACGCCACGTGGTTCCTGCAAGGCGGCAAGGAGGAACTCAACCGGTGGGGCGTCAAGCGCACCGGGAGCGACTTCCGCGCGAAACACTGGACCCCCTCCGAGTCCGAACAGACTACGGACGTCGAAGCGTGGCTCTCCGGCGAAACGGAGTTCGAACTCGAAGCCTCCGGCGAGGTGCTCCTCGACGTTCTCGAAGCCCTCTCGGGCGGCGGGAAGTTCGTCACGAACGTCAACGTCCCCAACCGCGGGCAGGTCGAGGGCATCGAACGCGGGGCGGTCGTCGAGACCAACGCGCTCGTCGGCGCGAACGAGATTCGACCCCTGTCCGCCGGCGGGTTCCCCCGGCCGGTCCGGTCGTTACTTCGGACGCACGTCGACACGATAGAGACGGTCGTCGAGGCCGCCCGAACCGGTGACCTCGACCACGCGTTCCGCGGGTTCCTGCTCGACCCGCAGGTACGCACCCTCCAGACCGAGGAGGCGCGCGAACTGTTCGCGGAACTCGCCGCCGCCGAGGAGGAGTATCTCGACGACTGGAATCTCGACGAGGCGGAGGTGCTGGCGAAGGCGGACGCGTACTGA